One part of the Odontesthes bonariensis isolate fOdoBon6 chromosome 13, fOdoBon6.hap1, whole genome shotgun sequence genome encodes these proteins:
- the tspan17 gene encoding tetraspanin-17 isoform X2, which produces MSRKHHQFKGAEVSCCVKYFLFGFNIIFWLLGAAFLGIGLWAWAEKGVLSNLSSITDLGGFDPVWLFIVVGGVMFVLGFAGCIGALRENTFLLKFFSVFLGLIFFLELTAGILAFVFKDWIKDQLNFFINNNVKAYRDDIDLQNLIDFAQEYWLCCGAHGPDDWNLNIYFNCTDKNPSRERCGVPFSCCVKNPSEDVINTQCGYDVRLQGDIERQKYIYTKGCVGQFEKWLQDNLIIVAGVFVGVALLQIFGICLAQNLVSDVKAVKANW; this is translated from the exons ATGAGCAGAAAACACCACCAATTTAAAGGAGCCGAAGTCAGCTGCTGCGTGAAATACTTCTTATTTGGCTTCAACATTATATTCTGG TTACTAGGAGCGGCGTTCTTGGGTATAGGCCTGTGGGCATGGGCGGAGAAG GGCGTGCTGTCCAATCTGTCATCAATCACAGATCTGGGAGGCTTCGACCCCGTGTGGCTCTTCATCGTGGTGGGAGGGGTCATGTTCGTCCTGGGCTTTGCTGGCTGTATCGGAGCGCTCCGAGAGAACACCTTCCTGCTTAAATTT TTTTCTGTGTTCCTGGGTTTGATCTTCTTCTTGGAGCTGACTGCAGGGATCCTCGCCTTTGTCTTCAAAGACTGGATCAAAGACCAGCTGAACTTTTTCATCAACAACAATGTCAAGGCCTACCGAGACGACATCGACTTGCAGAATCTCATCGACTTTGCCCAGGAATAT TGGTTATGCTGCGGAGCTCACGGGCCCGACGACTGGAACCTGAACATCTACTTCAACTGCACTGACAAGAATCCAAGTCGAGAGCGCTGTGGAGTGCCCTTCTCCTGCTGTGTCAAAAATCCTTCA gaGGACGTCATCAACACGCAGTGTGGTTACGATGTTCGGCTTCAAGGG GACATCGAGCGGCAGAAATATATCTACACCAAGGGCTGTGTGGGGCAGTTTGAGAAGTGGCTGCAAGACAACCTGATTATTGTAGCCGGAGTATTTGTTGGTGTTGCACTTTTACAG ATTTTTGGTATCTGCCTTGCTCAAAACCTGGTGAGTGACGTCAAAGCTGTCAAAGCCAACTGGTGA
- the synpo gene encoding synaptopodin, with translation MDKGHMPIRREVSWSPGGLRKPLQLKQDMDNPETDYDTSLDKTGFNKERMSRKTNLTRSASLSEKELKEARVRSHIIASQLTIPSKSSSSSRGVQLFNRRKQRVNAFTLESCGQGSEEDKVENGNSNPLSNKLTWTERSSEEKDRDLNFKNTQPLFSPTISVHSAGDIMDEPRKDFHKEQDMEDSVIQERHFLPVKEEQEEEEEGRDEIREELEDNAKNETPLGSNNIEPDVMEHAQGAAETNRGHIGPVPAGELPNGCRSTSGPEWVSLPSSKQTATIVNRTARPFFSPPTVRSPEAVSPVMNIPPPPSYSTPPLPAHTVPQSVMFSSPPPPPSYPTPPIPAFTNRPPQAFYSSSPLMSPIMSPCSPPPSNFPASQYPPMSQCGPPTAPKPSIFIPQPAGESKLITPIKTGILEDGTARRANKKSMFTFKEKPVIAPNPELLSLVQGADERKKHGHRPVPEAASEEELLALGAEASNFQAKEDDRVEGATAPEWASCLKSSRTRPKLEHQPEQTLTNVSGKGAALYAKRQSRMEKYVVENQHAGQIRSPSPTMSLPPSWIYPSNMPGRVKAIAKNSDMGAQLSQNLKAQQAVKQKPKPKAALPEPVPEPPLLENGCTKIEMDLSRHRPYQLNSSLFILNPVKDPISTLPRGAPQARNPPTIHTYSRQTSLPNSPPSRFSTQSMAPQLPLIPTAPEYPSCPTSDHPRISSPLCAFSPERVSSPRSGVQAPRPTFSAKKAGITPQASKESFPGEVHSETVTPVSTPSLTRRFSSPDGPNTRIWTSSHQTNQPSSTIRSIRSVTSPVTSPINTRCQSPMTGQNVHCSTVTSTSTSRPSQTATATSPWGSRCQSPMVSQPSTSSIPPFRQTQISKTHYPLSPPWGTRCQSPVVSQNNRPSTAASFSTPRPSLTPTATSPCSPPWGSRCQSPVVCHNTKSSTISSDPSSRPSQTPPWGSRCQSPSVSQNNQSSPLPISSSRPSQTSAAVSPACPPWGSRSQSPALFQSSFSSPSTKPLYSSSATSPPQPKDNRCMSPTVNNLDAKANHRLLAKNIINAAKRKNSPSPGALSGHSLPISPLGNSHQDSNKPPISHFQSRALGAQSPTFTSPPPTPTQRICSPVRLYNSRSLTDSDASVESEDSGLRSPGLHSYNTCPRGWGGSLRVKRSTVSTDL, from the exons ATGGATAAGGGACATATGCCCATAAGGAGAGAGGTGAGCTGGAGTCCAGGAGGATTGAGAAAACCTCTTCAACTAAAGCAAGACATGGACAACCCTGAGACAGACTATGACACATCGTTGGATAAGACAGGATTCAACAAGGAGCGCATGAGCAGGAAAACAA ATCTGACCAGGAGTGCCAGTTTatcagagaaggagctgaagGAGGCACGTGTGAGGAGTCACATCATCGCTTCTCAGCTCACCATCCCTTCCAaatccagctccagctccagggGCGTGCAGCTATTCAACCGGCGTAAACAGAGAGTGAACGCCTTCACCCTTGAAAGTTGTGGACAGGGGTCAGAGGAGGATAAAGTTGAAAATGGGAATAGCAACCCCTTGTCCAACAAACTAACATGGACAGAGAGGAGCAGTGAGGAAAAGGATAGAGACCTGAACTTTAAGAATACCCAGCCACTGTTTTCACCAACTATAAGTGTACATTCTGCTGGTGATATCATGGACGAGCCAAGGAAGGATTTCCACAAAGAGCAAGACATGGAAGACAGTGTTATTCAAGAGAGACATTTTCTCCCAGTcaaggaggaacaggaggaggaggaagagggaagAGATGAAATCCGTGAGGAGCTAGAGGACAATGCCAAGAATGAGACTCCATTAGGAAGTAATAACATTGAACCAGATGTGATGGAACATGCTCAAGGGGCGGCAGAGACAAATAGGGGCCACATAGGGCCAGTTCCTGCCGGAGAGCTTCCTAATGGCTGTCGCAGCACCTCTGGACCTGAGTGGGTGTCTTTACCCTCATCCAAGCAGACCGCCACCATCGTCAATAGAACTGCCAGGCCCTTTTTCTCGCCACCCACAGTGCGCTCTCCAGAAGCAGTCAGTCCTGTCATGAACATCCCACCTCCTCCATCTTACTCCACCCCTCCCCTCCCTGCTCATACTGTCCCCCAGTCCGTCATGTTCTCATCTCCACCCCCGCCTCCGTCATATCCCACACCTCCTATCCCAGCCTTCACAAACCGACCTCCACAGGCTTTCTACTCAAGTTCACCTCTCATGTCTCCTATCATGTCACCTTGCTCTCCTCCACCATCTAATTTCCCTGCTTCTCAGTATCCACCCATGTCCCAATGTGGCCCTCCCACAGCCCCTAAGCCATCCATCTTTATTCCTCAACCCGCTGGAGAGAGTAAGCTGATTACACCAATCAAGACAGGGATACTTGAAGACGGAACTGCCAGGAGGGCGAATAAGAAGTCGATGTTCACGTTCAAAGAAAAGCCAGTTATTGCTCCAAATCCAGAGCTGCTCTCTCTGGTGCAAGGGGCGGATGAAAGGAAGAAACATGGACACAGACCTGTGCCTGAAGCAGCATCTGAAGAAGAGTTACTGGCTCTGGGTGCAGAGGCCTCAAACTTCCAAGCCAAAGAAGATGACAGGGTGGAGGGAGCAACTGCTCCAGAGTGGGCCTCCTGTCTCAAGAGCTCGAGAACTCGGCCAAAGTTGGAGCACCAGCCCGAGCAGACCCTAACTAACGTGTCAGGAAAAGGGGCTGCGCTGTATGCCAAACGTCAATCCAGGATGGAGAAATATGTTGTTGAGAATCAGCATGCAGGACAAATTCGGTCTCCCTCTCCAACAATGTCTCTACCACCATCTTGGATTTACCCATCAAACATGCCTGGAAGGGTGAAAGCCATCGCTAAAAACTCTGACATGGGCGCTCAGCTTTCACAGAATCTTAAGGCCCAACAAGCAGTCAAGCAGAAACCAAAGCCTAAAGCTGCACTGCCAGAACCAGTCCCAGAACCGCCTCTTTTGGAAAACGGTTGCACCAAGATAGAGATGGACCTCTCAAGGCACCGGCCCTACCAGCTTAACTCTTCCCTCTTCATCCTAAACCCAGTCAAGGACCCGATCAGTACCTTACCCAGAGGAGCGCCACAGGCCAGGAACCCACCAACCATCCATACTTACTCTAGACAAACTTCTCTACCTAACAGCCCTCCTTCTCGCTTCAGTACCCAAAGTATGGCACCTCAGTTGCCACTCATCCCAACAGCACCGGAGTATCCATCATGTCCAACTTCTGACCATCCAAGGATCAGTTCTCCTCTGTGTGCCTTTTCTCCAGAGCGAGTatcctctcctcggtcaggagtACAGGCACCAAGGCCCACATTTTCTGCCAAAAAGGCAGGAATTACACCACAG GCATCAAAGGAGTCCTTCCCTGGTGAAGTTCACAGTGAGACAGTCACACCCGTCAGCACACCCAGCCTCACCAGACGATTCAGCAGCCCAGATGGTCCAAACACCAGAATCTGGACCTCCAGCCACCAAACAAACCAACCTTCTTCCACCATCCGCTCCATCCGCTCAGTCACTTCCCCAGTGACCTCTCCCATTAATACAAGATGCCAGTCCCCTATGACAGGTCAGAATGTCCACTGTTCTACTGTTACCTCCACTTCTACATCCAGACCCTCCCAAACAGCAACGGCCACCTCTCCTTGGGGTTCAAGATGTCAGTCCCCAATGGTCAGCCaaccctccacctcctccattcCTCCTTTCAGACAAACCCAAATCTCTAAAACTCATtatcctctttctcctccttgGGGTACAAGATGCCAGTCCCCAGTGGTGAGTCAGAATAACAGGCCCTCTACTGCTGCCTCTTTTTCCACACCCAGACCATCCCTAACACCTACAGCCACCTCCCCATGCTCCCCTCCTTGGGGATCAAGATGCCAGTCTCCAGTGGTGTGCCACAATACCAAGTCTTCCACCATTTCCTCTGATCCTTCATCCAGACCCTCCCAAACACCTCCCTGGGGATCAAGATGTCAATCGCCATCAGTAAGCCAAAATAACCAGTCCTCTCCTCTCCCCATCTCCTCATCCAGACCGTcccaaacatctgcagccgtGTCTCCTGCCTGTCCCCCCTGGGGCTCACGCTCCCAGTCACCCGCACTCTTTCAAAGCAGTTTTTCCTCTCCTTCCACTAAACCTCTGTACTCATCCTCTGCCACCTCTCCTCCTCAACCCAAAGACAATCGCTGCATGTCTCCCACTGTTAATAATCTAGATGCTAAAGCCAACCATCGACTGCTGGCAAAGAATATAATCAATGCAGCCAAACGTAAAAACAGCCCCTCCCCTGGTGCGCTGAGTGGTCACAGCCTCCCTATTTCACCTCTGGGAAACTCCCACCAAGACTCGAACAAACCACCCATCAGCCACTTCCAATCACGAGCACTTGGGGCACAGTCCCCTACTTTCACCAGCCCTCCTCCCACTCCCACTCAGAGAATCTGCTCACCTGTGAGGCTCTACAACAGCCGCTCTCTGACCGACTCCGACGCCTCTGTTGAGTCTGAAGACTCAGGCCTTCGCTCGCCAGGCCTGCACTCCTACAATACCTGCCCCCGCGGCTGGGGCGGTAGCCTAAGAGTCAAGAGGAGCACAGTCTCCACTGACCTGTGA
- the tspan17 gene encoding tetraspanin-17 isoform X3 has protein sequence MTVIFLVFLAAEESQKSSRPVTKLLGAAFLGIGLWAWAEKGVLSNLSSITDLGGFDPVWLFIVVGGVMFVLGFAGCIGALRENTFLLKFFSVFLGLIFFLELTAGILAFVFKDWIKDQLNFFINNNVKAYRDDIDLQNLIDFAQEYWLCCGAHGPDDWNLNIYFNCTDKNPSRERCGVPFSCCVKNPSEDVINTQCGYDVRLQGDIERQKYIYTKGCVGQFEKWLQDNLIIVAGVFVGVALLQIFGICLAQNLVSDVKAVKANW, from the exons ATGACAGTTAtctttttggtctttttggcaGCAGAGGAGTCACAAAAAAGTTCAAGGCCTGTAACTAAA TTACTAGGAGCGGCGTTCTTGGGTATAGGCCTGTGGGCATGGGCGGAGAAG GGCGTGCTGTCCAATCTGTCATCAATCACAGATCTGGGAGGCTTCGACCCCGTGTGGCTCTTCATCGTGGTGGGAGGGGTCATGTTCGTCCTGGGCTTTGCTGGCTGTATCGGAGCGCTCCGAGAGAACACCTTCCTGCTTAAATTT TTTTCTGTGTTCCTGGGTTTGATCTTCTTCTTGGAGCTGACTGCAGGGATCCTCGCCTTTGTCTTCAAAGACTGGATCAAAGACCAGCTGAACTTTTTCATCAACAACAATGTCAAGGCCTACCGAGACGACATCGACTTGCAGAATCTCATCGACTTTGCCCAGGAATAT TGGTTATGCTGCGGAGCTCACGGGCCCGACGACTGGAACCTGAACATCTACTTCAACTGCACTGACAAGAATCCAAGTCGAGAGCGCTGTGGAGTGCCCTTCTCCTGCTGTGTCAAAAATCCTTCA gaGGACGTCATCAACACGCAGTGTGGTTACGATGTTCGGCTTCAAGGG GACATCGAGCGGCAGAAATATATCTACACCAAGGGCTGTGTGGGGCAGTTTGAGAAGTGGCTGCAAGACAACCTGATTATTGTAGCCGGAGTATTTGTTGGTGTTGCACTTTTACAG ATTTTTGGTATCTGCCTTGCTCAAAACCTGGTGAGTGACGTCAAAGCTGTCAAAGCCAACTGGTGA
- the tspan17 gene encoding tetraspanin-17 isoform X1, giving the protein MFCKRTTQSETQLKIWGSSFTIVNNDIVEHVLCYGTLNIKAMSKSQRDFFLDLEDVSPLTRQVPGGGECEHVSLNPKRRRLSILSGSSPESRCTEAKTYSETQEAALELLGAAFLGIGLWAWAEKGVLSNLSSITDLGGFDPVWLFIVVGGVMFVLGFAGCIGALRENTFLLKFFSVFLGLIFFLELTAGILAFVFKDWIKDQLNFFINNNVKAYRDDIDLQNLIDFAQEYWLCCGAHGPDDWNLNIYFNCTDKNPSRERCGVPFSCCVKNPSEDVINTQCGYDVRLQGDIERQKYIYTKGCVGQFEKWLQDNLIIVAGVFVGVALLQIFGICLAQNLVSDVKAVKANW; this is encoded by the exons ATGTTTTGCAAGAGAACTACACAGTCAGAAACTCAATTAAAGATTTGGGGGTCTTCATTCACAATTGTAAATAATGACATAGTGGAGCATGTGTTATGTTACGGAACATTAAACATAAAAGCCATGTCCAAGTCGCAACgggacttcttcttggatcttgaagacgtttcacctctcacCCGGCAGGTACCAGGCGGTGgggagtgtgagcatgtgtcaCTGAACCCAAAGCGACGTCGTCTCTCAATCTTGTCCGGATCATCCCCAGAATCTCGTTGCACGGAGGCGAAAACCTACTCTGAGACACAAGAGGCCGCTCTTGAG TTACTAGGAGCGGCGTTCTTGGGTATAGGCCTGTGGGCATGGGCGGAGAAG GGCGTGCTGTCCAATCTGTCATCAATCACAGATCTGGGAGGCTTCGACCCCGTGTGGCTCTTCATCGTGGTGGGAGGGGTCATGTTCGTCCTGGGCTTTGCTGGCTGTATCGGAGCGCTCCGAGAGAACACCTTCCTGCTTAAATTT TTTTCTGTGTTCCTGGGTTTGATCTTCTTCTTGGAGCTGACTGCAGGGATCCTCGCCTTTGTCTTCAAAGACTGGATCAAAGACCAGCTGAACTTTTTCATCAACAACAATGTCAAGGCCTACCGAGACGACATCGACTTGCAGAATCTCATCGACTTTGCCCAGGAATAT TGGTTATGCTGCGGAGCTCACGGGCCCGACGACTGGAACCTGAACATCTACTTCAACTGCACTGACAAGAATCCAAGTCGAGAGCGCTGTGGAGTGCCCTTCTCCTGCTGTGTCAAAAATCCTTCA gaGGACGTCATCAACACGCAGTGTGGTTACGATGTTCGGCTTCAAGGG GACATCGAGCGGCAGAAATATATCTACACCAAGGGCTGTGTGGGGCAGTTTGAGAAGTGGCTGCAAGACAACCTGATTATTGTAGCCGGAGTATTTGTTGGTGTTGCACTTTTACAG ATTTTTGGTATCTGCCTTGCTCAAAACCTGGTGAGTGACGTCAAAGCTGTCAAAGCCAACTGGTGA